A region from the Sorex araneus isolate mSorAra2 chromosome 6, mSorAra2.pri, whole genome shotgun sequence genome encodes:
- the ARAP3 gene encoding arf-GAP with Rho-GAP domain, ANK repeat and PH domain-containing protein 3 has translation MAAPQDLDIAVWLATVHLEQYADAFRRHGLVTAAAARGLGHDQLRHLGISATGHRKRILRLLQVSAVEGLPDPQLDCAMEPSPSSAPQAQPARPVPKPRTLFAGLSGPATAQRPGWSPTFWRPEASRSLESSPGSLPCPDASEPPSAPSTMEMMPNAIYFGLDVRGRPQAAQDSAPETTQTAAPSPTLRPTVGTVHIMDPGCLYYGVQPVGVPGTPDRREGRGLCQDRTEHGLTRQDREDAGYASLELPAETTLSLPSLDTEETSDDLISPYASFSSTADRPMPLLSGWLDKLSPQGNYVFQRRFVQFNGRSLMYYGSDKDPFPKGVIPLTAIEMTRSSKDNKFQVITGQRVFVFRTESEAQRDVWCTTLQSCLREQRLLGPPRPPQTPRPLRTGTLELRGHKAKVFAALSPGELALYKSEQAASLGIGICFIELQGCSVRETKSRSFDLLTPLRCFSFTAESGGARQSWAAALQEAVTETLSDYEVAEKIWSNRANRRCADCGASRPDWAAVNLGVVICKQCAGQHRALGSGISKVQSLKLDTSVWSNEIVQLFIVLGNDRANRFWAGALPPGEGLHPDTSPGARGEFISRKYRLGLFRKPHPQYADHGQLLQALCAAVAGPNLLKTMTQLLCAESLEGDEPWSPSGLEGGFPGILPPDPSPGVYNEVVVPATYSGFLYCGPVSSKAGPAPPRRGRDAPPRLWCVLGAALEMFVSENSPEALGLIQPQDVVCLGVSPPPADSGDLDRFPFSFELILTGGRIQHFGTDGADSLEAWTSALGKWFSPLSCHQLLGPGLLRLGRLWLRSPSHTAPAPGLWLSGFGLLRGDHLFLCPAPGPGPPAPEDMVHLRRLQEISVVSAADTPDKKEHLVLVEPGRTLYLQGEGRLDFSAWNAAIGGAAGGGGTGLQEQQMSRGDIPIIVDACISFVTQHGLRLEGVYRKGGARARSLRLLAEFRRDARSVKLRPGEHFVEDVTDTLKRFFRELDDPVTSARMLPRWREAAELPQKNQRLEKYKEVIGCLPRVNRRTLATLIGHLYRVQKCAALNQMCTRNLALLFAPSVFQTDGRGEHEVRVLQELIDSYVSVFDIDSDQVAQIDLEVSLITTWKDVQLSQAGDLIMEVYIEHQLPDNCVTLKVSPTLTAGELTNQVLEMRGAATGTDLWVTFEIREHGELERPLHPKERVLEQALQWCQLPEPGSASLLLKKVSLAQAGCLFTGVRRESPRMGLLRCREEPPRLLGNRFQERFFLLRGRCLLLLKEKKSSKPEREWPLDEAKVYLGIRKKLKPPTPWGFTLLLDKMHLYLACTDEDEMWDWTTSILKTQHDDEQPVVLRRRSASDLARQKFGTMPLLPIRGDDCGATLLSANQTLRRLHNRRTLSMFFPMKSSPGSVEEQEELEEPVYEEPVYEEVGAFELTEETSTSFAVPERTAQSKAPSGKQRSLDQSLLSNAGDLGLGEKPPELPLSPASKRSPQAQGSLEEQLLQELNNLILRKGEPRGSPSQPPSPQPPSPQPPSPQPPSPPCLPPQKAGFLSQPPCTSSAPSSQPLT, from the exons ATGGCTGCCCCTCAGGACCTGGACATCGCCGTGTGGCTGGCCACAGTGCACCTGGAGCAGTATGCAGACGCGTTCCGGAGGCACGGCCTGGTTACtgcggcggcggcccggggccTGGGCCACGACCAGCTGAGGCACTTGGGCATCAGCGCCACCGGGCACCGGAAACGCATTCTGCGCCTGCTGCAGGTGAGCGCTGTGGAGGGCCTGCCAGACCCGCAGTTGGACTGTGCCATGGAGCCATCGCCCAGCTcagccccccaagcccagccTGCCAGGCCGGTGCCCAAGCCCAGGACATTGTTCGCGGGGCTCAGTGGCCCTGCCACCGCCCAGAGGCCTGGGTGGAGCCCGACCTTCTGGAGACCAGAAGCATCCAGGAGCCTCGAGTCCAGCCCGggatccctgccctgccccgatGCGTCTGAGCCCCcttcagccccgagcaccatggAGATGATGCCCAATGCCATCTATTTTGGCCTGGACGTCCGAGGCAGGCCCCAGGCAGCTCAGGACAG TGCCCCAGAGACCACCCAGACAGCTGCCCCCAGCCCAACTCTCAGGCCCACCGTGGGCACAG TGCACATCATGGACCCCGGTTGCCTGTACTATGGTGTCCAGCCTGTGGGGGTCCCAGGGACCCCCGacagaagagagggaagaggtcTCTGTCAAGACCGAACTGAACACGG GCTCACTAGGCAGGACCGGGAGGATGCTGGCTATGCCAGCCTAGAGCTTCCTGCGGAGACCACCCTCTCGCTGCCCAGCCTGGACACGGAGGAGACCAGCGATGACCTCATCTCCCCCTATGCCAGCTTCTCCTCCACGGCCGACCGCCCCATGCCCCTGCTCAGTGGCTGGCTAGACAAGCTCTCCCCTCAAGG AAACTACGTTTTCCAGAGGCGCTTCGTGCAGTTCAATGGCCGGAGCCTGATGTACTATGGCAGTGACAAG GACCCCTTTCCCAAGGGTGTGATCCCTCTGACCGCCATCGAGATGACCCGCAGCAGCAAGGACAATAAGTTTCAGGTCATCACTGGCCAGAGGGTGTTCGTGTTCCGCACGGAGAGTGAGG ctcagcGGGATGTGTGGTGCACCACCCTGCAGTCCTGCTTGCGGGAGCAGCGCCTCCTGGGCCCCCCGAGACCCCCCCAGACGCCCCGCCCGCTCCGGACTGGCACGCTGGAGCTGCGGGGACACAAGGCCAAGGTGTTCGCCGCCCTGAGCCCCGGGGAGCTGGCCTTGTACAAGAGTGAGCAG gccgCCTCGCTGGGCATCGGGATCTGCTTCATTGAGCTGCAGGGCTGCAGCGTCCGGGAGACCAAGAGTCGGAGCTTTGACCTGCTCACGCCGCTCCGCTGCTTCAG CTTCACAGCCGAATCTGGGGGGGCTCGGCAGAGCTGGGCGGCCGCTCTGCAGGAAGCAGTGACCGAGACCCTGTCTGACTACGAGGTGGCCGAGAAGATCTGGTCGAATCGGGCAAACCGGCGCTGTGCAGACTGTGGGGCCTCGCGCCCAGACTGGGCCGCTGTCAACCTGGGCGTGGTCATCTGCAAGCAGTGCGCAG GTCAGCACCGGGCCCTGGGATCAGGGATCTCCAAGGTGCAGAGCCTCAAGCTGGACACGAGCGTGTGGAGTAACGAGATTGTGCAG TTATTCATTGTCCTGGGAAATGATCGTGCCAACCGCTTCTGGGCAGGGGCTCTACCTCCAGGTGAGGGGCTGCATCCAGACACCAGCCCCGGCGCCCGGGGAGAGTTCATTTCCCGGAAGTACCGTCTGGGGCTCTTCCGGAAGCCCCACCCTCAGTATGCAGATCATGGACAGCTTCTCCAG GCGCTGTGTGCAGCTGTCGCGGGCCCCAACCTGCTGAAGACCATGACGCAGCTCCTGTGTGCTGAGAGCTTGGAGGGGGACGAGCCCTGGTCCCCCTCAGGCCTCGAAGGCGGCTTCCCTGGAATCCTGCCCCCAG ACCCCTCCCCGGGTGTGTACAACGAGGTGGTGGTTCCTGCCACTTACAGCGGCTTCCTGTACTGTGGCCCTGTCAGCAGCAAGGCGGGACCGGCACCCCCGCGCAGGGGCCGGGATG CGCCTCCCCGGCTGTGGTGTGTGCTGGGAGCAGCTCTGGAAATGTTTGTGTCAGAAAACAGCCCTGAAGCTCTCGGCCTCATCCAGCCCCAGGATGTCGTGTGTCTGGGCGTGAGCCCCCCTCCTGCCGACTCGGGAGACCTGGACAG GTTCCCCTTTTCCTTCGAGCTCATCCTCACTGGGGGACGGATCCAGCATTTTGGCACGGATGGGGCTGACAGCCTGGAGGCCTGGACCAGCGCACTGGGCAAG TGGTTCTCCCCGCTGAGCTGTCACCAGCTGCTGGGCCCGGGGCTGCTGCGGCTGGGCCGGCTCTGGCTGCGCTCGCCTTCCCACACGGCCCCGGCTCCCGGCCTCTGGCTGTCAGGGTTCGGCCTGCTTCGAGGGGACCACCTGTTCCTGTGTCCAGCGCCGGGCCCAggccccccagctcctgaggaCATGGTGCATCTGCGGCGGCTTCAGGAGATCA GTGTGGTCTCTGCAGCCGACACCCCAGACAAGAAGGAACATTTGGTTCTGGTGGAGCCAGGAAG GACCCTGTATCTACAGGGCGAGGGCCGGCTGGACTTCTCAGCATGGAATGCTGCCATTGGGGGTGCGGCCGGTGGGGGTGGCACCGGGCTGCAGGAGCAGCAGATGAGCAGAGGGGACATCCCCATCATCGTGGATGCCTGCATAAGCTTCGTCACCCAGCACG GACTCCGGCTGGAGGGTGTCTACCGGAAAGGGGGCGCGCGTGCACGCAGCCTGCGGCTCCTGGCTGAATTCCGACGGGATGCCCGCTCCGTCAAGCTGCGTCCCGGGGAGCACTTTGTGGAGGATGTCACCGACACACTCAAACGCTTCTTTCGAGAGCTTGATGACCCCGTGACTTCTGCGCGGATGCTGCCTCGCTGGAGGGAGGCTGCCG AGCTGCCCCAGAAGAATCAGCGCCTGGAAAAATACAAGGAAGTGATTGGCTGCCTGCCTCGGGTCAACCGCCGCACGCTGGCCACCCTCATTGGCCATCTCTACCG ggTGCAGAAGTGTGCAGCTCTAAACCAGATGTGCACACGGAACCTGGCCCTGCTCTTCGCGCCCAGCGTGTTCCAGACCGACGGGCGCGGGGAGCATGAGGTGCGGGTGCTACAAGAGCTCATCGACAGCTACGTCTCTGTCTTCGAC ATCGACTCTGACCAGGTTGCTCAGATTGACCTGGAGGTCAGCCTAATTACCACCTGGAAGGACGTGCAG CTGTCCCAGGCTGGGGACCTCATCATGGAGGTTTACATAGAGCACCAGCTCCCAGACAACTGCGTCACCCTGAAG GTTTCCCCAACCCTGACTGCGGGGGAGCTGACGAACCAGGTACTGGAGATGCGGGGGGCAGCCACTGGCACAGACTTGTGGGTGACCTTTGAGATCCGAGAGCACGGGGAACTTG AGCGGCCGCTGCACCCCAAAGAGAGGGTCCTGGAGCAGGCTCTGCAATGGTGCCAGCTCCCAGAGCCCGGCTCGGCTTCCTTGCTCCTGAAGAAAGTCTCCCTGGCGCAGGCCGGCTGCCTCTTCACGG GTGTGCGGCGGGAGAGCCCGCGCATGGGGCTGCTGCGGTGCCGGGAGGAGCCGCCCCGCCTGCTGGGAAACCGCTTCCAGGAGAGATTCTTCCTGCTGAGGGGCCGCTGCCTGCTGCTCCTGAAGGAGAAGAAG AGCTCTAAACCGGAGCGGGAGTGGCCTTTGGATGAGGCCAAGGTGTACTTGGGCATCCGCAAGAAGTTAAAGCCTCCCACGCC GTGGGGCTTCACGCTGCTACTGGACAAGATGCACCT CTATCTGGCCTGCACTGACGAGGATGAGATGTGGGACTGGACCACCAGCATTCTCAAAACCCAg CACGATGACGAGCAGCCAGTGGTCCTGCGCCGCCGTTCCGCCTCTGACCTGGCCCGGCAGAAGTTCGGCACCATGCCCTTGCTGCCCATCCGCGGGGACGACTGCGGGGCCACCCTCCTCTCGGCCAACCAGACCCTG CGGCGACTTCACAACCGGAGGACCCTGTCCATGTTCTTT CCGATGAAGTCATCGCCGGGGTCagtggaggagcaggaggagctggaggagcctGTGTACGAGGAGCCGGTGTACGAGGAAGTGGGGGCCTTCGAGCTGACCGAGGAAACCTCCACCTCCTTCGCCGTGCCGGAGCGGACAGCCCAGTCCAAGGCCCCCTCTGGCAAGCAGAGGTCCTTGGATCAGTCGCTGCTCTCCAACGCGGGCGACCTGGGCCTGGGAGAGAAGCCCCCCGAgctccccctgagccccgcttCAAAGAGAAGCCCCCAGGCACAGGGGTCCCTGGAGGAGCAGCTGCTCCAGGAGCTCAACAACCTCATCCTCAGGAAGGGGGAGCCCCGGGgtagcccctcccagccccctagcccgcagccccccagcccgcagccccccagcccgcagccccccagccctccttGCCTCCCACCACAAAAAGCGGGCTTTCTTTCGCAGCCTCCCTGCACCTCCAGCGCCCCCTCCAGCCAGCCCCTCACCTGA